One window of Mesorhizobium sp. PAMC28654 genomic DNA carries:
- a CDS encoding ABC transporter ATP-binding protein has protein sequence MTEQKDESDIVLSARDITVSFADKLILDKLSLDIRRGEILGFVGASGAGKSVLLRTILGLTRKQSGTIKLFGVDVEKASDKDRLRIDMRLGVLFQHGALFSALTVLENVQVPMREYLDLPRKLMDELAMLKVELVGLPPDAARKFPSELSGGMIKRAALARALALDPDIVFLDEPTSGLDPISAAEFDELVVKLRDTMDLTVYMVTHDLDTLFTACDRVAVLGNKKVLVEGTIDDMLKSEEPWVKSYFRGKRARQLDLAARA, from the coding sequence ATCACGGAACAGAAGGATGAGAGCGATATCGTGCTCTCCGCGCGCGACATCACCGTATCCTTCGCCGACAAGCTCATTCTCGACAAGCTGTCGCTCGATATCAGGCGTGGCGAGATTCTCGGCTTTGTCGGCGCCTCGGGTGCGGGTAAGTCCGTTCTCTTGCGCACCATCCTTGGCCTGACGCGCAAGCAGTCGGGAACGATCAAGCTGTTCGGCGTCGATGTCGAAAAGGCCAGCGACAAAGACCGCCTGCGCATTGATATGCGCCTGGGCGTTCTCTTCCAGCACGGCGCCCTTTTCTCGGCGCTCACGGTTTTGGAGAACGTGCAGGTGCCGATGCGCGAGTATCTCGACCTGCCGCGAAAACTGATGGACGAACTGGCGATGCTCAAGGTCGAACTGGTCGGCTTGCCGCCCGACGCGGCACGAAAATTCCCGTCCGAACTGTCCGGCGGCATGATCAAGCGTGCCGCACTTGCCCGGGCGCTTGCGCTCGACCCCGACATCGTCTTCCTGGATGAACCGACATCCGGTCTCGACCCGATCAGCGCGGCGGAGTTCGACGAACTGGTCGTCAAGTTGCGCGATACGATGGACCTGACGGTCTACATGGTCACGCATGATCTCGACACGCTGTTTACCGCTTGCGACCGCGTTGCGGTGCTCGGCAACAAGAAAGTGCTGGTCGAAGGCACCATCGATGACATGCTGAAGAGCGAAGAACCTTGGGTAAAGTCCTATTTCCGCGGAAAACGCGCCCGACAACTTGATCTTGCGGCCCGCGCATAG
- a CDS encoding MCE family protein: METRANYVIVGIFTLVAILAAFAFVYWTAAIGDKGETTLLRVRIPGSASGLGRGSFVLFNGVKVGDVKRVYIDVDNPTVAIADTEIDRMTPITKSTQADIGLAGLTGQANIELKGADPKEVKLLDQAEKEGKVAEIIANPSAVTNLLQTAQTIFSRADKVLSDLEGFTRDVRGPLTQTVQNVQTFSDALAKNSDGIDKFLSSVSSLSDELKGVSGKLDGTLKAAEGLLNAVDKDQIKSIVANVNTATANLKETSKQFDTVIKNVDTAVGSINDFAQKTQGTLTKVNGVLDGVDPAQLRSALANIQQASENANKAAADIAQVTSKIANRADDIDQTVKDARQLAQRLNDASVRVDGILAKVDTLLGSGQADGMMADARDTLKSFKQVADTLNGRLGAILDNVSKFSGQGLSNVEALVQDSRRSIGRIEEAVTDLSRNPQRILSGGDGEVRQFDGRVRR, encoded by the coding sequence ATGGAAACCAGAGCCAACTACGTCATTGTCGGCATTTTCACACTGGTTGCGATCCTGGCCGCCTTTGCTTTCGTCTATTGGACGGCGGCGATCGGTGACAAGGGCGAGACCACATTGCTGCGTGTGCGCATTCCGGGCTCGGCCTCGGGCCTCGGTCGCGGCAGTTTCGTGCTCTTCAACGGCGTCAAGGTTGGTGACGTGAAGCGTGTTTATATCGACGTCGACAATCCGACGGTCGCCATCGCCGACACCGAAATCGACCGCATGACGCCGATCACCAAGTCTACGCAGGCCGATATCGGCCTTGCCGGCCTGACCGGGCAGGCCAATATCGAATTGAAGGGCGCCGACCCCAAGGAGGTGAAGCTCCTCGACCAGGCCGAAAAGGAAGGCAAGGTCGCCGAGATCATCGCGAACCCATCGGCAGTCACCAACCTGCTGCAGACCGCGCAGACCATCTTCAGCCGTGCCGACAAGGTGCTTTCGGATCTCGAAGGGTTTACCAGGGACGTCCGCGGACCGCTGACGCAGACCGTCCAGAACGTGCAGACATTCTCCGATGCGCTGGCCAAGAATTCGGACGGCATCGACAAGTTCCTGTCCAGCGTCAGTTCGCTCTCCGATGAACTGAAGGGCGTTTCGGGCAAGCTAGATGGTACGCTGAAGGCAGCGGAAGGGCTGCTCAATGCCGTCGACAAGGATCAGATCAAGAGCATCGTCGCCAATGTCAATACGGCGACAGCGAATCTCAAGGAAACCTCAAAGCAGTTCGACACGGTCATCAAGAATGTCGATACGGCGGTGGGGTCGATCAACGATTTTGCCCAGAAGACACAGGGCACGCTGACCAAGGTCAATGGCGTTCTCGACGGTGTCGACCCGGCCCAGCTTCGCTCCGCATTGGCCAATATCCAGCAGGCGAGCGAGAATGCCAACAAGGCCGCCGCCGACATCGCCCAGGTGACCAGCAAGATCGCCAACCGGGCCGATGACATCGACCAGACGGTCAAGGACGCGCGTCAGTTGGCGCAACGCCTCAACGACGCTTCCGTACGTGTCGACGGCATCCTGGCCAAGGTCGATACGTTGCTGGGATCCGGCCAGGCTGACGGCATGATGGCCGATGCCAGGGACACGCTGAAGTCGTTCAAGCAGGTTGCCGACACGCTGAACGGCCGCCTCGGCGCCATCCTGGACAATGTGTCAAAGTTCTCCGGCCAGGGCCTGTCGAATGTGGAGGCGCTGGTGCAGGACAGCCGCCGTTCCATCGGCCGTATCGAAGAGGCCGTGACCGACCTCAGCCGCAATCCACAGCGGATTCTTTCCGGCGGCGATGGCGAGGTTCGACAGTTTGACGGCAGGGTGCGGCGTTGA
- a CDS encoding ABC-type transport auxiliary lipoprotein family protein, producing the protein MKIALKSGVALLALTLASCAALPGGGPAPLDTFELSAPSVEAHGHSRRQILIAQPSALKALDSQNIVIKPSARSIQYLKGAQWADRLPLIVQARLAETFQRSGSFAGVGKPGEGLAIDYQVIVEIRSFEVRVDGGEHAEVDLFVRILNDRNGEVRASKSFTASAPVSGSGNQAYVGALDAAFGDTAKQIVRWTDSAI; encoded by the coding sequence GTGAAGATCGCGCTCAAATCGGGTGTGGCATTGCTTGCCTTGACCCTCGCCAGTTGTGCGGCATTGCCAGGCGGTGGGCCCGCGCCCCTCGACACATTCGAACTTTCGGCGCCATCGGTCGAGGCGCATGGCCACAGCCGCCGCCAGATCCTGATCGCGCAGCCATCCGCGCTGAAGGCGCTGGACAGCCAGAACATCGTCATCAAGCCATCCGCGCGGTCGATCCAGTATCTCAAGGGCGCCCAATGGGCCGACCGGCTGCCGCTCATCGTGCAAGCACGGCTGGCCGAAACATTCCAGCGTTCCGGCAGTTTCGCCGGCGTCGGCAAGCCGGGCGAGGGGCTGGCGATCGACTATCAGGTGATCGTCGAAATCCGCTCCTTCGAAGTCCGCGTTGACGGCGGCGAACATGCCGAGGTCGACCTATTCGTGCGGATATTGAACGACCGCAATGGCGAGGTCCGCGCCTCCAAAAGCTTCACCGCAAGCGCGCCTGTTTCGGGCAGCGGCAACCAGGCCTATGTCGGTGCGCTCGATGCCGCGTTTGGCGATACGGCCAAGCAGATCGTGCGCTGGACTGATTCGGCGATCTGA
- the dgcA gene encoding N-acetyl-D-Glu racemase DgcA, translated as MARVISVEAERFPIAGIFTISRGSKTEAEVITCIINDGDHAGRGECVPYKRYGETMDGVRDAIQAMSGQIADGISRAALLGAMPAGAARNAVDCALWDLEAKMTGTSVASAIGVVPTSALETAYTLSLGEPEAMAAQARANAARPLLKVKIGGDNDIARIRAVRQAAPDSRIILDANEGWTDENIAANLAFAAEQGIALIEQPLPAGHDEILRRIAHPVPICADESVHEAKNLAALVGLYDAVNIKLDKSGGLTAALTLRDRARELGFGVMVGCMVGTSLAMAPAVLLAQGAEFVDLDGPLLLARDRVPGLVYRGSLVSPPEPVLWG; from the coding sequence ATGGCGCGTGTCATTTCGGTTGAGGCCGAGCGCTTTCCCATCGCCGGGATATTCACCATTTCGCGCGGCTCGAAGACCGAGGCCGAGGTCATCACCTGTATCATCAATGACGGCGACCATGCCGGTCGTGGCGAATGCGTTCCCTACAAGCGTTATGGCGAGACCATGGATGGTGTCCGCGACGCGATCCAGGCAATGAGCGGCCAGATCGCCGATGGTATCAGCCGCGCGGCCCTCCTCGGCGCCATGCCGGCGGGAGCTGCCCGCAACGCCGTCGACTGCGCTCTGTGGGACCTGGAAGCAAAGATGACTGGAACGTCGGTTGCCTCTGCGATTGGCGTGGTTCCCACAAGTGCGCTCGAGACGGCCTACACGCTGTCGCTCGGCGAGCCTGAGGCGATGGCGGCGCAGGCGCGCGCCAACGCGGCGCGACCGCTGCTCAAGGTCAAGATCGGCGGTGACAACGACATCGCCCGAATCCGCGCCGTCAGGCAGGCCGCACCCGACAGCCGCATCATCCTCGACGCCAATGAAGGCTGGACCGACGAGAATATCGCGGCAAACCTGGCCTTCGCAGCCGAGCAAGGCATCGCGCTGATCGAGCAGCCGCTGCCGGCCGGCCATGACGAGATCCTGCGCCGCATCGCGCACCCCGTGCCCATCTGCGCCGATGAAAGCGTGCATGAGGCGAAGAACCTGGCAGCACTTGTCGGCCTGTACGACGCCGTCAACATCAAGCTCGACAAATCAGGTGGCCTGACTGCCGCCCTCACTCTCCGCGACAGGGCCCGCGAACTGGGATTTGGCGTGATGGTCGGCTGCATGGTCGGCACGTCGCTGGCGATGGCGCCGGCGGTCTTGCTGGCCCAAGGCGCTGAATTCGTCGACCTCGATGGTCCCTTGCTGCTTGCGCGCGACCGCGTGCCCGGCCTTGTCTACCGAGGATCGCTGGTGTCACCGCCCGAGCCGGTGCTGTGGGGCTGA
- a CDS encoding ABC transporter permease, with the protein MLTIGKRDASGTTAKEADHQPRVAVGDEGGVLGCAFSGTWTTRTVALVDAEMRKIEKRSGFKTLALDLSKIEKIDTAGAWLIDRLVSAFEKQGAEIRMQGQSEVASILLEAVSEAVRRAPDSGPVRPPNIVIRALEAIGRRVYEMRDDFLSSMNILGATIRGAQMKLGRGHGVNMAAIFNQIDRMGVGAIPVVVLMSAIVGAIVAQQGAYQLSYFGADIFVVDLVGVLILRELGVLMTAIMIAGRSGSAITAEIGSMKMREEVDALKVIGLNPIGVLVFPRLVALVIALPCLTIIANFAALGGGIAAAWLYSGISPAAFLDRLRVAIDLSTIFAGLIKAPFMAIIIGTIASVEGMKVGGSAESLGTHVTASVVKSIFVVIILDGLFAIFYAAIAF; encoded by the coding sequence ATGTTGACCATCGGTAAACGCGACGCAAGCGGCACGACCGCCAAGGAGGCTGACCACCAGCCTCGCGTCGCCGTCGGTGATGAGGGTGGCGTTCTCGGCTGCGCCTTTTCCGGAACCTGGACGACACGCACCGTCGCGCTGGTCGACGCCGAAATGCGCAAGATCGAAAAGCGCAGCGGATTCAAGACGCTGGCGCTCGATCTTTCCAAGATCGAGAAAATTGATACTGCCGGCGCCTGGTTGATCGACCGCCTCGTCAGCGCCTTTGAAAAGCAGGGCGCCGAAATCAGGATGCAGGGACAGAGCGAGGTCGCGTCGATCCTGCTTGAAGCTGTCAGCGAAGCGGTTCGACGCGCGCCTGATTCCGGTCCCGTCCGGCCACCCAACATTGTCATCCGCGCGCTTGAGGCGATCGGCCGGCGTGTCTACGAAATGCGCGACGATTTCCTCTCGTCGATGAACATCCTCGGCGCCACCATCCGTGGCGCGCAGATGAAGCTCGGCCGCGGCCATGGCGTCAACATGGCGGCGATCTTCAACCAGATCGATCGCATGGGGGTCGGGGCCATCCCGGTTGTCGTGCTGATGTCGGCCATCGTCGGCGCGATCGTTGCCCAGCAGGGCGCTTATCAGCTGAGTTATTTTGGCGCCGATATCTTTGTCGTCGACCTGGTCGGCGTGCTGATCCTGCGTGAACTTGGCGTGCTGATGACGGCGATCATGATCGCCGGCCGTTCCGGCAGCGCCATCACCGCCGAGATAGGCTCGATGAAGATGCGCGAGGAGGTCGATGCGCTGAAGGTCATCGGGCTCAACCCGATCGGCGTGCTGGTGTTCCCGCGGCTGGTGGCGCTGGTCATCGCACTGCCGTGCCTGACGATTATCGCCAATTTTGCCGCTCTCGGCGGCGGCATCGCGGCCGCCTGGCTCTATTCCGGCATTTCACCGGCTGCCTTCCTCGACCGACTGCGCGTCGCCATCGATCTCAGCACCATCTTTGCCGGCCTGATCAAGGCGCCGTTCATGGCCATCATCATCGGCACGATTGCTTCCGTCGAAGGCATGAAGGTTGGTGGCAGCGCCGAATCACTGGGCACGCACGTGACGGCTTCGGTGGTGAAATCGATCTTCGTGGTCATCATTCTTGATGGCCTTTTCGCAATCTTCTATGCGGCGATTGCGTTCTGA